The window CATCGAATCGGCAATCCTGATCCTCCCTGCCATGGCCGCGGTAGTGTATTTCGCTGGCCTTCCTGCAGGATCGTCATTCGGCAATGATTTGTCCTTGTCGCTGCTTATCATGCTCGGCGGCGTGTTGACTGCCGTCCCGCTGCTATTGTTCGCGATTGCGGCGCGTCGAATGGCCTATTCCACTCTGGGCTTCATCCAGTTCCTTGCCCCAACCATCGTCTTCATCCTCGGCCTGACGGTATTCGGTCAGGAGCTGAAAACAGTGCAGCTCGCCTGTTTCATTTTGATCTGGAGCGCAGCGGCGATCTTCGTGTGGGATATCTGGGCCCGGCAACAGCGTCCTCCGCTGGTGCCAAGCGAACCTGCCAAAGGCTAATCTGCCGCCGCGTCCAGCGTCCAGCCCAGTGTTTTCCCGGCATGGAACGGCACCAGTTCCGCATCGCCAGCCCGCACCATATCGGGTACCGCGCAATCCACCTGCCGCAATGTGATGCGCGCTTCGTTCACAGGCAGGCCGTAAAATGCGGGGCCGTGGAGCGAGGCAAAGCCTTCCAGCCGATCCAGCGCGTTTTCCTGCGCAAATACTTCGGCATAGGATTCCAGCGCATAGGGCGCGTTGAATATGCCGGCGCAGCCGCAGGCGCTTTCCTTGGCTGCACGCTCATGCGGCGCGCTGTCGGTGCCGAGGAAGAATTTGGGTGAGCCCGACACCGCAGCAGCGCGCAGAGCGAGGCGATGCAACTCACGCTTCGCCACCGGCAGGCAGTACGCGTGCGGTTGGATACCGCCCACCAGCATCGCGTTACGATTGATATGCAAATGGTGCGGCGTAATCGTGGCTGCGACATTGGCACTCGTGCCTTTCACGAATTCGACCGCCTGGCTGGTGGTGATATGTTCGAACACCACTTTCAGGTCGGGCAGGTCGCGCACCAGGGGCGCCAGAATGCGGTCTATAAATTCCGCCTCGCGGTCGAACACATCCACATCCGCGTCGGTCACTTCGCCATGCACGCACAAAACCATGCCGATCTGCGCCATCCGCTCCAGCACGCCGCGAATATTGGCAATGTCGGTTACGCCATGCGCCGAATTTGTCGTCGCACCGGCCGGGTACAGCTTTGCCGCAGTGAATACGCCGTCCGCGAAACCGGCCGCAAGATCGTCCGCATCGGTCTGGTCTGTAAGGTAGCACGTCATCAGCGGCGTGAAGTCCGCACTCTCTGGCAAGGCGTCCATAATTCGCGTCCGATACTCCAGCGCCGCATTCGCGGTTGTCACCGGCGGCGAGAGGTTGGGCATTACGATTGCGCGGGCAAATTGGCGTGCGGTATACGGAAGCACGCCGCGCAGCATCTCGCCATCGCGCAGGTGCAAGTGCCAGTCGTCGGGGCGGCGGATCGTGAGGGCGGTCATTACGGGGTTCCGGTGGTAATTTCATGGATGATGGTGGGCAGCACTTTGCGGGTTACACGGGATGCACTTCCCATTGCGAGGTATTTTCGCCGCTTGCGCCCGCCCACTTCGGAGCAATTGCTTGATAGCACCTGTCCCCTGCCCCATCTCCTTAACCATGCAAGCATCCCTTCTGTCCGACCGCGCCGTTATCCGGCTATCCCCACAAGATGCTGAGGAGGACGTGGCGACGTTTTTGCAGGGTTTGGTGACGAACGATGTCGGGACCGCGGATTCAGCTGGCGGTCCTGTCTACGCCGCGTTGCTGAGCGCGCAGGGCAAGGCGATGTTCGATTTTATCGTCTGGCCGGATGGCAAGAATTTGCTGATCGATTGCGAGGCAGAGCTGGCGGACGAGCTGGTCAAGCGCCTGTCGCTATATCGGTTGCGCCGTCCGATTACGATCGCCCGCGATCCCACCTTGGCAGTTCACTGGTCGATCGAGCGCCGGGAAGGTGCCGCGCCCGACCCGCGGCTCTCCGAACTTGGCTATCGCTGGCTCGCACCAGCGCAGGACAACACCGTTTCCGCCGATGCCGAATGGCGCGCGCACCGCCTAGCAACAGGTGTTCCGGAAGGGCGCGGCGAGCTGGGTGATATCCTGTGGCTGGAAACAAACGCCGCAGAATTGAACGGCGTCAGTTTTACAAAGGGCTGCTACATCGGCCAGGAGAACACCGCGCGCATGAACTGGCGGCAAAAGGTCAACCGGCGGCTGGTGGTGGTCCCGCTCGACCGGTCGGAGCCAAAACGACAGCGGGCGCAATATCCGCAGCTCGGTCTGGCAGTCGATCATTTGCGGGTGACAGATATTCCCGCCGACCTGCAACCGGGCTGGATGGGCCAGCCGGAGATTCCGCAGGACTGATTGTCAGGCTGTCGGAACGGCCTGGGCGACATCCTGCACGATGGAATCCGACACAAACCGTTCGGCCATGTCGCGCGCGGTCGAATCTGGCAGGCGGAGCGATTTCGTCAGCGCATCCCCGATCAACGAATTTCCGAGCGACATTAGTACGACCGCCAGCGTGGCACGGTGCGCTTCCACGTCGACACCATGATCACCCTCCTCGGGATGCAATTCATCCACCATCTGGTGAATGGTTTCCACAAAAGGCTCGATGGCGTCCTCATGCCCGGTGGCCAGCATCCATGCGACCAGCGCGCCGCCGCCTTCCTTGTCCAGCGCGTCGAACGCCAGATCCACGATCTCGCGCGGCTGGGCAATGCCAGCCTGCGCACCACGCACGGTTTCGGCAATCGATTCGCACACGGTTGCGGCGAGATGTTCGGCCAGCGCCTTTTGCAGACCGGCGGCAGACCCGAAATGGTGCAGCAAATTGGCGTGGGTGCGCCCGATACGCGCCGACACAGCCTTGAGAGTTACTGCTTGTGGACCCGCCTCGATCAATAGCGCACGCGCCGCTTCCAGCGCGGCAAGGCGTGATGCCTCCGGGGTCAGACGTCTGCGGATAGTGGCCATGGCGCAGGATTAGGCCGGGTGGAGCGGATCGGCAAGCGATGCCTTATTGACACCAATGTCAGTAGGGCTTACTGACATTGGTGTAAGTTACAGTTGGAGCCGCCATGAACGCCCCTGCCAAGTTCGAAACCGAAACCGTCCGAGATCCTGCCTTTGTCAGCCCGGCCCCTTCAGACCTGACGATCACTGTGCGCGACCGCCGGTTCGGGCGCGATACCGCCCCACGCCGCTGGTGGGTGAATGACGATCCGGTTGCGACCGCGTGGTTCAACGCCCTGTCCGCCACCTTCCCCCGTGGCGAAGCGTTCTTCATCGAATCGGTAAAGGCTTGCCGGAATGGCGCTGCACCGCAGTTGCGCGACGAAATTCGTGCTTTCGTGCGGCAGGAAATCAACCATACCCGCGAACACGTCGCCATGAACCGCATGGCCAGCGATAGTGGATACGACATTGCAGCCATCGACAGGCGCGTCGAAGATCTTCTCGCGCAGATCAAGGAACGCCCCGCCGCCATCAACCTGGCGGCCACCATGGCTCTGGAACACTTCACCGCAATGCTGGGCCATCAACTGCTGGCCGATCCGGTACATCTTCATGGCGCGGAGCCGGAGTTCGGTGATCTGTGGCGCTGGCATGCTGCAGAAGAGATCGAGCACAAGGGCGTCGCCTACGATACTTGGCTGCACCATACTCGCAACTGGAGCCGCTTTCGCCGCTGGAAGGTCAAATCGCTCATGATGCTGATCGTCACCACGCGCTTCGTGAAGCATCGTTATCAGGACATGCTCGACCTGCTTGCGCAGGACGGCCTGACCAGTGCGAAATGGAAATGGCGCGCATTGAAATATTTGTTCGGAAATCCCGGCTTTTTCCGCAAGATCGCGGGCGGATGGGCAGCGTATTTCCTTCCCGGCTTCCACCCTTGGAACGAGGATGACCGCGAACTCATTGGCCTTTACGAAAGCGAGTTTTCCGGCGCAGTCCTGGCTGACTGATCCGACCGAACCAAAAGCGCCGAACAGTTTTTAAGCCGCCCGGCGCTCCGATTCGCAGCAAAAGATGTCGGTGCGGGTCAGGTCGATGGTGAAGTCGCGGCCGTCCGCCTCCGCTCCACGTGCCTTGCTATAACGCATCGAAGATGTGCCGGTCGGTTTGAACCCGGCCTTGCGCAAAACCGCGCCCGATGCCGGATTGTCCCCGAAATGGCTCGCGATCAGGCGCGTGTGACCGAGCGTCCGGGCGATTTGCAACAATGCCAGCACCGCTTCGGTGGCAAACCCGTGCCCCCAATGCGCGCGGGCAATCCAGTAGCCCAGCTCCACATCGCCTTCATGTTCGCCCAACCCGACGCTACCTACCAGCCGTGTGCCGGACGCGTTCGGTTCGAACAGCAAAAAGCGTGGAAGACCTGGCTCGACCGGCAATTGCAGAAATTCCCGCGCGTGCTCGTGAAGATAGGGCCACGGCGCGGTCGCCAGATTGCGCACGATTGCTTCGTCGGCAATGCCGGCATGGAGCGCGCGCGAGTCTTCGGGCCAGGGCGGGCGCATCAACATGCGCCGGGTACGGTGAAACATCGTCCTTCTCCATCGCCCCGCTGCGTCATCGTCACTTACCAACGTATGATGACAGCGAGGTTTCACGGCGACCCGTTCGGGACAGACCGTGCGATTTGCGAGGGAGATACGAAAAGAGAGAGACGGGCTCCCTGAACCAGGAAAGCCCTATCTCCCTCTTTTGGAAAATCGGCCGGTTCATGCCCGGCCGGGGACTATCCTGCTGGATAATCCCGGTGTTGGATCATCCGATTATTCTGCGGCTTCCGCCAGCATGTCGACCGAGACGTATTTGCGGTCCTGGCGGCCCTTGTGGAATCGTACCACGCCGTCATTCAGGGCGAACAGCGTGTGGTCCTTGCCCATCCCGACATTGCTGCCCGGATAGAACTTGGTACCGCGCTGGCGCACGATAATGTTGCCCGCGATCACGTTCTCGCTGCCGAATTTTTTGACGCCAAGGCGCCGGCCTGCCGAATCGCGACCGTTACGCGATGAACCGCCTGCTTTTTTATGTGCCATTGCGCTTGGTCCTTACTTCTTGTCGGTCTTCTTGGGCTCTGCCTTCTTGGCAGGAGCCTTTTTCTTAGGCGCCGAATCGCTGGTACCCGAAGCGTTTTCGCCAGCAGTCTTTTTCGGCGCAGCTTGCTTCGCGACCGGCTTGTCAGCCTTCTTGGTCGCAGCGTCGGTCGCAGCACTCTTGGCCGGGGCCTTCGTGCCAACATCCTTCTTGGGCGCATCGGCCTTGGTATCATCCGCCGTCTTGGTCGCGGCCTTTTTCGGTGCAGCCTTCTTGTCGTCACCGACCGAAAGTATCCGCAACAACGTCAGCTGCTGGCGATGGCCCTGCTTCCGGCGATAGTTGTGACGACGCTTCTTCTTGAAGACGATCACCTTTTCGCTTTTCGCCTGAGCGATGATCTCGGCGGAAACGCTGACCTTGGCCGCGTCCTCCATCGTATCGCCTTCACCGGCCAGCAGGACATCGCCCAGCGTCACGGTGTCACCGGCTTCGCCAGCCATCTTCTCGACAGCCAATTTGTCTCCGGCAGCAACCCGATATTGTTTGCCGCCCGTACGCACGATTGCGAACATGGTCGTATCACTTCCATTATATTGTATGGTCGCCCTTGTTGGCGACGCAGCAGCCACCCGCCAATTGCATGGCGGCCGAAAGAAGGGTCCCGTTACCCACCGGTGCCGGCCAAGTCAACTTAGAATGCGGCAATTACCGGTGCAAACTCGGCTTGCCATCCGGTATAGCGCCGCCCGATTGTCATGCTAAAGATGCCGGTATGACAAGTATCACAAGCCTGCGGTCTGCCGCCATTCTTTTCGCCGGCGCAATCACGCTGGCAGGCTGTGCGTCTACCGCCGGCGACTATCCCTCGCTAGCAATCCGCGATGTCGAGCGGGTGAGCGGCGAAATGCCAGCCCCGGCCGATCCCGAACCGCTTCCTGCGCCAACCGCTCCTGCAGCTTCCTTGCTGGACCAGCTTGCAAGCCTGCGGGCGGAAGCGGCGTCGGCCCAGCGCACCTTTGCTGCTGCCCGCCCCCGCGCCGAACGTAGCGTGGCTGCCGGGGGGCGTGCGTCCACCGGTAGCGATGCATGGGCCGAAGCACAGGTTGCGCTAGCCGATCTGATTGCGATTCGCAGCCGCACCGCGGTTCCGCTCGGCACGCTCGATGCGCTGTTCGTAGATGCCGAAGTGGAAGGCTATTCCGCCTCGCGCGAACTGGCCGCCATCAGCGAAGTACGCGCAGAAGCGATTGCACTGGTGTCCGCGCAGGATCGTACGATTGCCAGATTGGCCGCCCGTATCAGGTAGGGTCCGCCGCCCACCGCGCGAGATCGGAGTGGTCTTGATCGCGCGGTTGGATCCAGTGCCAGCCATCGCTGCGGCGTTCGCGCTTCCAGAACCAGGCGGCGCTTTTCAAATGGTCCATCAGGTAATCGGTCGCTTCGAATGCGGCCCGGCGATGCGCGGCAGCGGCAGCTACCAGCACGATCGGCGCGCCCGGCTGCATCACGCCGACCCGGTGCCAGCACAACAGTCCAGCCAACGTCCAGCGGGACAGCGCCGCATGCGCCAGCTCTTGCATGACAGGCAATGTCAGGGGGTCATAATGCGTGAGCTCAAGCGCTTTCGTGCCCGCATCGGATCGCACCTTACCGCAAAAACTGGCGATACCGCCCGCGCCGGGATGTGCCGCGTTGAAGGCGGCCAGCGCCTCGCCCACGGAAAAGCCGGAGCCGAGCAAACGGACATCGGCCGGACGGGCAATTTTCACCCTGTCAGCCACCGCTTACGGGGGGGAGCAGCGCAATTTCATCACCGTCCACGGCTGCCAGAGTGGTTTTGTCGGCCAGCACCCGCCCGGCGCAGGCAATGTTCACACGCTCGCCACGCAATTCGCTTGCAACTGCATCGGGGACAGCGGCGATCAGCCCTGCCCAGTCCAGCGGCGCATCTACGGCAATAGAATCAGACGTTGCCAGATCGCGCAAGGGGCCCAGGAACAGGATCGTTATCGCCATTACTAACCGCCGGTGACCGACATGTGGCGCGGCTGCGCCGGCGCTTCGCCAGGCGCGCGAATGGCAAAATTGTGCCGCGCGGGTTTGATCCGCATGGCCGTTTCCAGTCCGTCTGCCAGTTCGGTTTCGGGGTCGGCAGAGCGCATTGCGGCGCGCAGATCGACTCGCTCCCCCCCGCCGAGACAGGGGTAAAGCTGGCCAGTCGCAGTCACGCGAATGCGGTTGCAACCGGCGCAGAAATTGTCGGTCAGCGGTGTAATTAGCCCCAGCCTGCCGCCCGTTTCCGCCACATTCCAGTAACGCGCCGGCCCGGCGCTGCGATGGCCCGACGGGGTCAGGGTCCAGCGCTGGTCCAGCCTTTCCTTGACCGCATCGAGCGGCAGATAATGATCAATCCGGTCGCCATCGACTTCGCCCAGCGGCATGACCTCGATCAGGGTGCAATCGTGCCCTTCGCCATGCGCCCAGGCGATAAGGTCGGGCAACTCCACCTCGTTCAGACCTTTCAGCGCGACCGTGTTCAGTTTGACCCGCAACCCTGCAGCCTTTGCCGCGGCGATACCGTTCAGCACCTGGGACAAAGCGTCTCGCCGCGTAAGCTTCCGGAACAGCGCCGGATCGCGGGTATCGAGCGAGACGTTCACGCGCCGCACACCGGCCGCCGCCAGAGCCTCTGCGTGGGTTCCCAATTGCGTGCCGTTGGTAGTCAGCGTCAACTCGTCGAGGCCGTTACCAAGTCGGCGGCCCAGCGCGCGAACCATATCCATCACATCGCGCCGCACGAGGGGCTCGCCACCGGTCAATCGGATGGTACGGACGCCGCGCGCCATGAAGCCCAGCGCCAGTTGGTACAGCTCTTCCAGCGTCAGCACTTCGGCACGCGGCAGGAACTGCATTCGTTCGGGCATGCAATAGGTGCAGCGAAGGTCGCAGCGATCCGTCACCGACATCCTGAGATAGGTGATTTCGCGCGCGAAGCCATCAACCAGGGGGGCAAGGGAGGAAGCGAGCGCGGTCATGCTGCCTGTATTCCCGCAGCCGTCTTGCCGTCGCCATCCACGTCCAGCAGCTGTCCAGTGATCCCCGGCGCGGAGGCAAGATATGCAAGCGCGGCGTCCACCGCATCCTGTTCGTTACCGGCGACAATATTGACCCGCCGGGGTGCTGCCTCGCGGGCCAGGCCGCGTACCATTGCGACCCGCCAATTGCGGTGCGTATGATCCGCCACGCCTAGCACGATGATGCAGTCGGCTCTTTCCGTTGCCTGCCGGATTGCGGCCAGCCAATCGTTCTGGAACATCGCTGCCGCGTCCAGCGGGGCGGCGGGCAGCGCGCCCACATCTATCCGCTGGATCCCGGCGGATGCCATATCAGCGCCGCTCGCGCCGTAGGGTGATGCCGATTTTTTCATTCGCTTCAGCAATAGCCAGCTTCACGATCCGCACTGTGACAGCGAGCACGCGCACGTCCTGCGCAAACAGCGTGTCGCAGATATGGTCGGCCACCGCCTCGATCAGCTTGAAATGCACGCCTTCCGGCAAGGCTTCGGTCGCGGCGAATTTCAGGTCCATGTAATTCTTGCTGCGATCGAGCGGCGTATCGGGTGTGTATTGTGCGTCGGGCTTCAGTTCGGCAACAATCGAAATACGCAGAGGCTGCGCCTTGCCGGTCTCCTCCGAATAGATACCCGTCAGGATATCGGTTTCCAGGTCGGCGACTTCGAGGATTAGGGTATCGGCCATAGAGCCAGGGAAATGGCAGCGTGCAGTGCGATATACAAGGTCTAGCCGCGCGTCCGGATCTAGCGCGCCCGCCACCGTGCGAAGATTGCTGTGGGAAGCAGACGCGAAGCAGCGTCCGCGCCGTCCGCATCCTCCGCCACCGCCAGATCGCCATGTTCGATGGTACCGGGAAGGTCGGCAAAATGTTCCGCCAGCAATCCCGCCAGCGCCAGGCTGGATATTCGCACGGCATACACCGTAAGGAACAGAAACCGGCTATCTTCGTCCAGCAGCGCGCGGCAATCGGCAATCAGGCCGGGCAGCCCTTCTTCCAGCCGCCAGATTTCGCCATTGGGGCCGCGTCCGAATTTCGGCGGGTCTAGAATGATCCCATCATAGCGTTTTTCGCGCCGCACTTCGCGCGCTGCAAATTTCGTCGCATCATCGACGAGCCAGCGGATTGGCTTGTCTTCCAAATCCGACATCGCTGCATTTTCGCGGGCCTGCGCCACGGATTTCTTCGACGCATCGACATGCGTGACCGGGCCATAACGCGACAGAGCAAGCGATCCCACGCCGGTGTAACCGAACAGATTGAGTGTCGATGCATCGTCACGACCTTCGAGCTGTTCGCCCATCCAGTCCCACACAGGCGCCATATCGGGGAAGAAGTCGAGGTGGCGGAAGGGCGTGCATTGCGCGGTGAAGCGCACACCGTCCTTCCAGTGCAGCGACCAGCCATCGTCCGGCACGCCTTGCGCATGTTGCCAGCGCCCGCCGCCATCCTCGTCCGAACCGGGCACGAACTCCCCATGCGCCTCCCACGCCTCGGCTGGCAGGCGCGGGGCCCACATCGCCTGGGGTTCGGGTCGGATGAAGCGGTATCGGCCGTAGCGTTCAAGTTTTCGCCCATGCCCGCTATCGACAAGGCCATAATCCGCCCACCCGGTGCCGGTCATCAGCAATGGCTGGCTGGCAAGGCGGACCATCAGGTCGCAGGCGAGGCGGCAGTGGCGCGGTCCGCCACGAATGCCGCCACCGCATCATATTCGCCGGGAAGGTCGGTGCAAAACTCCTCGCGCCCGAACAGATCGCCCATGCGCGCGGGCAGGCTTGGTCTGGTGCCAAGGGCGCGCTCCACCGCATCGCGGAACTTGGCTGGATGCGCGGTCGCCAGCGTGACTACCGGTATGTCGGGCGCGATTCCCTCTGCCGCGCGGGCGGCATGGAGGCCGATAGCAGTATGCGGGTCGATCACCTGTCCAGCGCGGTCGTGCGCCCAGCGCATGGCCCCGGACATGGCATCCGCATCTGCGCGTGCGCTGGTCAGCAGGCCCGACGCGCCGGTACGCTGCGCGTCCGTAAGTCGCATGGCGCGCTCCAGTTCGAACCCGTCCATCTGCCGGGCCAGCGCTGTCCCATCGCGCCCGCCGCAATCGAACAGCAGCCGTTCGAAATTGGAACTCACCTGGATATCCATGCTGGGCGAGGCGGTGGGCGTAACATCGCCCGCGCTGTAATCACCATTCGCCAGCGCGCGGTGGAGGATATCGTTGACGTTGGTGGCCACGATCAGCCGCTCCACCGGCAGGCCCATCTTCGCCGCGACATAGCCTGCAAACACGTCACCGAAATTACCGGTCGGTACGGAAAACGCCACCTTTCGCTGCGGCGCACCCAATTGCATGGCGGCGGCGAAGTAATACACCACCTGCGCCATCAACCGCGCCCAGTTGATCGAATTGACCGCCCCGATATGGAAGCGTGTATTCATCGCTGGATCGCGGAACATTCGCTTCACCATGGCCTGGGCATCGTCGAAACTGGCATCTTCGACCGCGATGTTGTGCACGTTTGGCGCGCGCATGGTGGTCATCTGGCGGCGCTGAACGTCGCTCACCCGGCCCTTCGGGTGGAGCATGAAGATATCGATCCGCTCCCGCCCGGCCACCGCATCGATCGCCGCGCTCCCGGTATCGCCGCTGGTCGCGCCGACGATGGTGAGATGATCGTCCGAGCGTTTGAGGAAGGTTTCAAACAGCCGACCAAGCAGCTGCAGTGCCACATCCTTGAACGCCAGCGTCGGCCCATGAAACAGTTCGAGCAACCAGTGCTGCTGGTCGAGCTGAACCAGCGGCGTCACCGCATCATGGCTGAAGCGTCCGTAAGCGCGGTCGCACAGATCCTGCAGCTCGTCTGGTGACAAACTGCCCGCCACGAATGGTGTCATGATCCGCGCGGCAAGCTCCGCATAAGGCAGCCCTGCCATCGCGGCGATTTCGCTTTCGGAAAAGCGCGGCCATTCCTGCGGCAGATACAGTCCGCCATCGCTGGCAAGGCCGGCTAGAGTGACACCTTCGAAGTCGAGAACTGGCGCGGTGCCGCGGGTCGATACGTATTGCATATTATGCTGCGGCGTAGCCGTGGCAGGGCGCGCTCGCAAGCAGCCTGTGCCGCGCTCTATTGCTGCTCTCGTGAAGCCCTGTGTCGCCGCCGGATCGCCAGCCAGTAGATGACCAGCGCGGTCAGGGCGAACAGGAACCACTGGACGGCGTAGGCAAGATGGTTGTTCGGAACGTCAGCGGGGTCGGGCACGGCAAGCGGTTCGAGCCCGGGCGCAGGCTCTGCCAATTGCACACGCGCGCCATCGCGGCCACCCGCCGTTACAAGTCCGGTCACGGTACCGCCGTCCCATCCCTCGAACACTGGATTGCGCGACCATCCCAGTTTCACATCCGCCGCGCCGCGGCCGGTTTCGCACCGAGCGATATGCGCCAAGCCAGATTGTCCACGAGCACTGCGCCCGGCGATTGCTTCGCGGCCCATTACTCGCATGCAGTCGAAGGTGGTCGGGTGGAACAGGTCTTCTTCCCGGGCTACGCCGCCGCCAGCGGCAGGAAACGGCACCTGCGCGCCACTGACCAGTGCCGCTTCGTACCGGGCAATCATCGCTTCTTTCTCATCCGCGCGGCCAAGCTGCCAGAAACCGAGCGCAATCATCGTCGCGACTGCCGCTGCAACTACGATGGTGGGTATTATCGGAAGCCGGTTCATGGTGCTTCGTCCGGCGCGGCCGGCACAGTCCCAGCCTCGCCCGCCTTGTTGCGATATTCCGCGATCAGCAGCGCGGCTTTCGCAATCCGCAATCCGGCCAGCACCGCGAGCACAGTGAGCGGAATCCAAAGCAACATGTGCACCCAGAACGGCGGGGCCATGGCAACTTCCAGCCACAACGCCAGGCCAACCAGAACCGCCCCGATGATCAGCGTGAGGAACGCCGCCGGTCCGTCGCCTACGTTGAAGCGGGTGTAGTCCAACCCGCAGGCACGGCACTTATCCGCGAATTGCACGATGCCATCGAACATCGTTCGCGCGCCGCATCGAGGGCACGAACCGGAAAGGGCAGCCCGGCCCAACGAAACTGTCGTGCCCGGCTGCCCTTCTGAAAGCTCAGTCGTGTCAGGATTCATCAGTGGATTTCAGCACCCCATCCGCCCCAGACATAGACGACGATAAAGAGGAACAGCCATACTACATCGACGAAATGCCAATACCAGGCAGCCGCCTCGAAACCGAAATGCTGGCGCGGGGTAAAGTGCCCCTTGTAGGTGCGCGCGAGGCAGACGATCAGGAAGATCGTGCCAACCAGCACGTGGAACCCATGAAATCCGGTCGCCATGTAGAATGCGCTGGAATAGGTGTTACCGCCGAAGTCGAACGGCGCATGACCATACTCGTAAATCTGCACTGCCGTGAAAACCGCGCCCAGGATGACCGTCAGCCACAGGCCCTTCTTCAGGCCTTCCCGGTCGCCATGGATTAGGCTGTGATGCGCCCATGTTACGGTGGTACCCGAACACAGCAGGATCAGCGTATTCAGCAGTGGCAGGTCGAATGGATCCATCACGGCTTCGATCGCCTTGGGCGGCCACTGACCACCGATGACCTCGGTCAGTTCGGACGGGAACAGCGAGAAATCGAACCAGCTCCAGAACCAGCCGACGAAGAACATCACTTCGGAAGCGATAAACAGGATCATGCCATAGCGCATGTGTAGCTGCACCACGGGAGTGTGATAGCCGCTTTCCGCTTCGTTCACGATGTTGGCAAACCAACTGTAGAAGGTGGCGATAAGTCCCGCGATACCGAGGCCGAGCACGGCATACCATGCACCGCCGAAGAAATCGGAATGCATGAACATCACCATGCCGGTGGTAAAAGTCAGCGCCGAAATCGAGCCGAGCAACGGCCAGATATCAGGCGGAAGAATGTGATATTCGTGATTTACGGCACCGGCCATGTGATCGTCCTGCTTCGAAGTTTGAACAGGCCTTACTGCGACGGCCTGCCAGGGTCTAGGGGTCAGCTGTCCTCTTTCACCTGCGCGCCGTCTGATTTGGCTCGGTGGAAGGTATAGCTGAGTGTAATCTGTTCGACATCCGCCATGGCCTCGTCATCGAGTGCGGCGGGATCGACGTAGTACAAGACCGGCATCCGCATTTCCTGACCCGGCTGGAGCGTCTGTTCCGTAAAGCAGAAACACTGGATCTTGTTGAAATACTTGCCCGCCCGCTCCGGCTCGACATTGAAGGTCGCGGTGCCGGTGATGGGAATGCTGCTATTGTTGCGGGCGGTGTAGAATGCCATGTCGCGCACGCCGATCTGGACGGTGTCGGTCGGCTGATCCGCCGTGAAGCGCCACGGCACGTCGCGCGCCGTACTCGCATCGAACCGGATCGACATCGTCTTACCGCCCGCGCTTTGCGCAATGCGTTCCGCCGCACTGGCTTCGGTTTCGCTCGCCCGCTGGGTAGTGCCGCCGAAGCCAGTGACACGGCAGAACAGGTCGTAAAGTGGCACGGCGGCATAGCCCAGACCGAGCATCGTCAGCGCACCCAACAGCGCGAGAGCGCCGGTGCGCAGGTTACGCCGGTCGAGCGGCGCGCCAGTATTACGGGCTGTGTTAGTCGGTGCGCTTGCCACGCGTCAGTCCCCCATCCGCACGATGGTGATGGCGTAAAACAGGACGACGAAAAACAGCAGCACGCCCCCCACGACCAGATTGCGCTGGCGGCGGCGCTTGTCCAGCGCTTCGCGGCCGGTATCGTCGG of the Alteripontixanthobacter maritimus genome contains:
- a CDS encoding MoaD/ThiS family protein — encoded protein: MAITILFLGPLRDLATSDSIAVDAPLDWAGLIAAVPDAVASELRGERVNIACAGRVLADKTTLAAVDGDEIALLPPVSGG
- the moaA gene encoding GTP 3',8-cyclase MoaA produces the protein MTALASSLAPLVDGFAREITYLRMSVTDRCDLRCTYCMPERMQFLPRAEVLTLEELYQLALGFMARGVRTIRLTGGEPLVRRDVMDMVRALGRRLGNGLDELTLTTNGTQLGTHAEALAAAGVRRVNVSLDTRDPALFRKLTRRDALSQVLNGIAAAKAAGLRVKLNTVALKGLNEVELPDLIAWAHGEGHDCTLIEVMPLGEVDGDRIDHYLPLDAVKERLDQRWTLTPSGHRSAGPARYWNVAETGGRLGLITPLTDNFCAGCNRIRVTATGQLYPCLGGGERVDLRAAMRSADPETELADGLETAMRIKPARHNFAIRAPGEAPAQPRHMSVTGG
- a CDS encoding Rossmann fold domain-containing protein — translated: MASAGIQRIDVGALPAAPLDAAAMFQNDWLAAIRQATERADCIIVLGVADHTHRNWRVAMVRGLAREAAPRRVNIVAGNEQDAVDAALAYLASAPGITGQLLDVDGDGKTAAGIQAA
- a CDS encoding dihydroneopterin aldolase — encoded protein: MADTLILEVADLETDILTGIYSEETGKAQPLRISIVAELKPDAQYTPDTPLDRSKNYMDLKFAATEALPEGVHFKLIEAVADHICDTLFAQDVRVLAVTVRIVKLAIAEANEKIGITLRRERR
- a CDS encoding class I SAM-dependent methyltransferase, yielding MVRLASQPLLMTGTGWADYGLVDSGHGRKLERYGRYRFIRPEPQAMWAPRLPAEAWEAHGEFVPGSDEDGGGRWQHAQGVPDDGWSLHWKDGVRFTAQCTPFRHLDFFPDMAPVWDWMGEQLEGRDDASTLNLFGYTGVGSLALSRYGPVTHVDASKKSVAQARENAAMSDLEDKPIRWLVDDATKFAAREVRREKRYDGIILDPPKFGRGPNGEIWRLEEGLPGLIADCRALLDEDSRFLFLTVYAVRISSLALAGLLAEHFADLPGTIEHGDLAVAEDADGADAASRLLPTAIFARWRAR
- the thrC gene encoding threonine synthase; this translates as MQYVSTRGTAPVLDFEGVTLAGLASDGGLYLPQEWPRFSESEIAAMAGLPYAELAARIMTPFVAGSLSPDELQDLCDRAYGRFSHDAVTPLVQLDQQHWLLELFHGPTLAFKDVALQLLGRLFETFLKRSDDHLTIVGATSGDTGSAAIDAVAGRERIDIFMLHPKGRVSDVQRRQMTTMRAPNVHNIAVEDASFDDAQAMVKRMFRDPAMNTRFHIGAVNSINWARLMAQVVYYFAAAMQLGAPQRKVAFSVPTGNFGDVFAGYVAAKMGLPVERLIVATNVNDILHRALANGDYSAGDVTPTASPSMDIQVSSNFERLLFDCGGRDGTALARQMDGFELERAMRLTDAQRTGASGLLTSARADADAMSGAMRWAHDRAGQVIDPHTAIGLHAARAAEGIAPDIPVVTLATAHPAKFRDAVERALGTRPSLPARMGDLFGREEFCTDLPGEYDAVAAFVADRATAASPAT
- a CDS encoding SURF1 family protein → MNRLPIIPTIVVAAAVATMIALGFWQLGRADEKEAMIARYEAALVSGAQVPFPAAGGGVAREEDLFHPTTFDCMRVMGREAIAGRSARGQSGLAHIARCETGRGAADVKLGWSRNPVFEGWDGGTVTGLVTAGGRDGARVQLAEPAPGLEPLAVPDPADVPNNHLAYAVQWFLFALTALVIYWLAIRRRHRASREQQ
- a CDS encoding DUF983 domain-containing protein, translated to MNPDTTELSEGQPGTTVSLGRAALSGSCPRCGARTMFDGIVQFADKCRACGLDYTRFNVGDGPAAFLTLIIGAVLVGLALWLEVAMAPPFWVHMLLWIPLTVLAVLAGLRIAKAALLIAEYRNKAGEAGTVPAAPDEAP